GATTTTTATAAGCACCTAAGTAATATAATATTTCGGGATCAATTTGTTGGCGTTCTGCAAAAACACCCGAACTTTTATACAAATTATCATAAGATAACCAAGAAAGGTGTTTTTCTGAACCACCCACTTTTGGTTGGTAACTTGCAAGTAAATGGTCGTGGGAATTGATAAATCCTGGATAAAGTTTTTTCCCTTTTAAGGAAATTGTAAACATATCTTTGTTAGGTGAAATGGTATCTTCGATACTTGTAATTTTTTCACCAGTAAAAAGTAGATCCTTTGTTTCCATTTTGCCATTTTGGAACATGGTTGCTGATTGTAGTAGGATGGGACGAGTCATTCATATCCCCTTTGTAAAACCAATTCTGGATTGAGCGTGTTTTTGTTTTGATTGATCTGATAATATAATCCTTTGTCTTTGTGTAAAATCCCCAATCGATCTTTCACTTTCACAATTTGACCTTCTGTGACTTGGATCCTTTCCAAATTTCCATACACGGAATATAACCCGTTTTCATGTTCCAAAATTACAAAATTTTCATACCCATCCATATAATCCACATGGACTACTTTACCAGAAAGGCTCGCGAGGACGAGAGAGGAATTCCCCCTTTGGAATTGGATTCCTTTATGAGGGTCATAAGTTAACTCTGAATACTTCTTTTGGATTCTTTCTTTTTGCACTAGTGGGAACGAGACGGGTTCTTTTAATTTTGTTTCTGACGAATTGGATTTAAAATCCATATCCTTCGGGATTCGTAATTTTTCGTTTTCGTACAAATTTTCCCCAATGGTCCTTCCATTTAACTTTGCCAATGATTCCGGAGTGACTTTCCGTTTACGCGCAATTCCATACCAAGAATCACCTTTCATCACTCTATATACTGAGATTTCAGTCGGTTTGGGCGTTGGTTTTGCTTTTTGTTTGGCGAAGAGGGGAAAAGATAACAAAACAAAACAGAAAGTGAATGTACAACCGAGTTTTCCCATAAATTCCCTAAGGCAAGTATCGACACGAAAAAGGGAGAGGGCAATAAAAAAGGCGGGAGAACCCGCCTTTTCCAAAATCAATTCTTTTGGGGAAGAAGGTTTATTCTTCCTCTTTGTTATTGACTTTGTATTTTTTCATAAGCTCATCAGCTACGTTTCTTGGAACAGGAGCATACTTGGCGAATTCCATAGCAAACTCAGCTTTTCCTTGGGTAGATGAACGAAGCACTGTTGAGTAACCAAACATATCAGCTAGAGGAACTTCTGCTTCGATTTTTGCATAACCGTTCTCTTCTGTTGTGTTTAAGATCATTCCACGTCTTTGGTTCACAGAAGCAAGGATCGCTCCTTGGAATTCTGTTGGTCCTTCCACTTCCACACGCATAATAGGCTCGAGGATGATTGGCGCTGCTTTTGAGAAACCTTGGCGGAATCCGTAACGAGCACCAATTTGGAATGCCATATC
The sequence above is a segment of the Leptospira sp. WS39.C2 genome. Coding sequences within it:
- a CDS encoding peptidoglycan DD-metalloendopeptidase family protein; its protein translation is MGKLGCTFTFCFVLLSFPLFAKQKAKPTPKPTEISVYRVMKGDSWYGIARKRKVTPESLAKLNGRTIGENLYENEKLRIPKDMDFKSNSSETKLKEPVSFPLVQKERIQKKYSELTYDPHKGIQFQRGNSSLVLASLSGKVVHVDYMDGYENFVILEHENGLYSVYGNLERIQVTEGQIVKVKDRLGILHKDKGLYYQINQNKNTLNPELVLQRGYE